Genomic window (Arachis hypogaea cultivar Tifrunner chromosome 13, arahy.Tifrunner.gnm2.J5K5, whole genome shotgun sequence):
TTTTCCTTTCCTGGTTAGCCCAaatcttttaaatattaaatattttgtttaaataagtttttagtttttatataataattttttatttttataaatttttaatttcacttttaGTTTTAGTCCAGTAAAATttctatatgtttttttttttttaattttactctctATCGCTGATTTATTCCATTAAGTACGATATAATaggttaaataattaaatatatcagGTCaggaataattaaataatattagatataataaatatataattataaatattatatatatatatataattatagatattGATGAATTAAAGAATAAGATAACTTTGAGTTATTATTCTCTAATATTACCAATATCAAACAAAATGCTAATATCATAGTGATGAGAAAGTGGTTGAGATCTAGCTTTTAGTTTGGATTCTACAGAGTCATCAAATGAACAGAAAAAGGGTAATACCTATGATCATAAAAAGATTTTTTCTTAACTTGTAGGAAAGTAATGGTTAACTTTCTTAGATTGAAGCAGTTAATAAGCACAAATTGCTCTCCTTTTCTAATATTCTAATAACACTTCACTACCACATAACACATGAACCGTGTGTTAATGCCTTTATAAGAAGCCAAAAAAGTGTGATCAACAAAAACTTCCCAACAATATTCTAAGGTACCATGTTCTTATTGtagtgtagtttttttttttttttttttttgaggactATAGTTTTGTTgatcataataataatttatatgacaGACATGTATGAAAATCAAGCATCTCCTGATGTCTCAAATTATGCATCAAGTAGTGGAATCTCTTCTGGGGATGATAATAAAGGGATTGGTTATAGAGCTGCAAAATCAAAGCATTTATATCTTTTGGGTAGCAATTCTTGGTTTCAATCCTTTCCCTTCAAAATTGATCTCAATTTTGTTCGTATGGTAAGTCAATATTCAAGCTTTCTATGTTTATTTAGAGTTAGCAATCTCATCATCATTTTGTGATAAATCTTCTGAAGTAATCTTAGCACAATTTTATTTCAACATACATAGTTGTATTGCATAATACTGTATGATGTATTTTGGAATTAGATTAAGATGTATATGACAAACTAAGAATTCAAGTAAGGATGATAATGCGACTCATATTTATATATTCATGGATATTCATTATGTCCCTATTCGATTGAGATGGATAATTATCTGCTCTAGTGCGAAAGTGAATTTTGAGTAGAGCGAATTTTTGTTTAAAACGGGACAGAGTCGAGTCATAGGCATACCGCATATTTGTCCTAATATGAActaatatacataatatatattatagaatatgtaaaattaataaaaaaaattaattttaaaagttataagaacGAATAAAAATGAGACAAGTATTTACAGGAATAAATTAGGATACAAAATTttactatatataaaaatataatagaacaTACAGAATTAGATTGTGCAAAAATTAACATACAAGAGAGAATGTTAGATAGAAAAAGAGATTTAGGAAGACAATGACTTAGGTATTCACTAATTCCTACTATGGCTAAGTCCAATACTACTAATTGAAAAATTAGCCCATTAATACTTACATAGTTATATGTATTATGAAAATCAATGTGATTGGGTTTTGAATGTTATTGTTATATGAGAAGTGTAAATTGTTTTTTGTTACATATATAAAGGTGATGGCAGAGGTGATTGGAACATTTATTTTGATGTTCTGTGTAAGTGGAATAATAGCAAGCACAAAATTCCAAAGTGGCGAAGTGGGGCTTCTAGAGTATGCAGCCACAGCAGGATTAACAGTGGTTGTAATCATCTTCTCCATAGGACCAATTTCTTGTGCACATGTCAACCCAGCCGTCACAATTGCCTTTGCCACAATTGGTCATGTTCCATGGTACAAGGTACTAAACCTTAAAAGCATTCACTCACTTTATTTATAActtcactcaatttttttttttattaaagataggaGACTTGAACCCAGtcttttaattgagtatggaaagatAATgttatttgagctataactcattggccacTCAATTTTTAGTTTGATCCTTATAGTTTATATATTCGTGATTAAGACTTTATATATAGGAAAAGTTTTCGAGAAaaaccttatattatattatatctatcGTTTTTAGAACTAaatcaaattattcaaattaattaaaaatcagtAATCAAATTGATCTTTAGGATAAAAATCGGTTGAGTCAATCAAccaaaattagaaaaattaggtcaaaaataaaaaaaatcgattAAAAGTTTGATAAATTGGTCAAATCGATTTGAACTTTTATAAGTTAAtcagtttaaaataaataataaaatacaaaaatttatttttaagattatatattatacaaaaatatattattttattatatttagttcaatttcaattaaattacgattgaacttttaaatttttaaatttttaactctttcgatttgaattttttaaatcttgATTATATCTCactttgtataaaaaaatttgtgATAAGATTTCTCCGTTGTTaagaaaaattcatataaaatagtaatttatcCTCCGACATACAGATTCGAtcacaaattttatattaaagaAACTGAACCCAAAAACATTTATGCAATATGATAATTTGATTAGAAAATTACTTCAAAGAAAATTTTTATACAAGATATAagaatttgattataaatttttaaactataataACCTAAATAAAACCAAGAGAATATACCCCGTTAAAATTCAGGTAGCTagcataatttattctttttgtttattttgttgaaCTGAACAGGTTCCAATTTACATAATAGCACAGATAGCAGGTTCTATATTTGCCACATTCATAGGTAGCCTTGTTTATGGCATAAAATCAGAGGTTATGATCACAAGGCCAATCCAAGGTTGCAACTCTGCATTCTGGGTTGAACTCATTGCAACTTTCATCATCATGTTCCTTGTTGCAGCTTTGACATCTGAGTATGAATCAGTAAGGaatacataattaaattattgattaagTTCTTTAATTATTAAACTATTTTACATTTATCTACAATAAGCTGAAACCTAAGACAAACTATTTATGCAGGTTGGGCAATTATCTGGCTTTGTTGCTGGAATTGCAATTGGTCTTGCTGTACTAATCACAGGGTAATTAACTACAAATTATTAACAAATTCTTATTTTTCCTCTCTATTTTTGGTTAAATTATTTTTGAGATCCTTTAATTTTATTCAGATTTCAATTAGGtctatataatttaaaaacttgTGATCAATTTTGTGGTCTATATAAAAattagggtaaaatatattttttattcttaatatttgtgcatttttttttaaaaatactcctaacatttaatttcatttaagtttgtacTAACGTTTTCGATTCATTTAATTTTGTCATTAACGTTTTCGCTTTGTGTCAAAATTatccttaaaaatttttaattttgcccctaatatattttttgaacaaaAGGAGCTCAACACACTAAAGTGGAGCAAGTAGGAAATAAAGACAATAACGAAAACAAGAACATAAACACGGTACCAAGAATCTAATCCGTTGTCATCTCCGACATTGCTATCAAAAACCAAACGGATCAACCCTGCACCATTCCCTGTAACTCAAAAACGACCTATTCTTAATAGCATCAACTCCTGTCAAAGTATTCTGAAAAACTCTCCGATTCCGTTCCAACCAAATGTTCCAGACAACTGCAAAGAATCCTACCAATCACTTCTTTTGCTCAGAGTTACCACCAGGCACTTCAGTCCAACTCTCAAACAGCTCTTTGACCGTCCCTAAAACTGTCCAAGCTTTATCAATTATCAGCACTTGTCAACCACGCGCACCATACCTGCCATGTAAACTCACAGCCAAGAAACAAATGATGCACAAATTCTATTTCCTTTTTACACAAACTACAAATGTTATCATTATGATGTATAATTCCTACTCTACTCAATCTCTCTTTAGTGTTGACTCTGCCTACTAAGACGAACCATGCAAACAGTTCAATTCTTGGAGGGACCAATCATCTCCATATGGTACTAGTGAAGTTGTAGCTTGTGATGTCCTCCGAAAGAGTCTCTTTCTGCACACCAACATAAAGGAATTAGTAGAAAAAATACATGTCATGTTAAATTTCCATATAATTGTATCCTCTCTATCAGATGCTAGTCTGACTAGCCGTAATCTGTCATGAAGTTGATTGAGTAACTCTAGCTCCCATTGGAATAATTATCTCCTCCACTGAAAGTTCcatatccactctaacccatcccaaaacccacagtcccctatgacagatccttgttgatttgaaacagagaagagtctCGGAAAACTATCTTTTAAAGAGCCACTTTGTAACCAATCATCCTGCCAGAATCTAATACGCCTGCCATTTCCCAACTCCATAGACAAACCATTCATCATATCTCTTACCTCTTGTTCTCTAATATTAAGTTGGTAAATATTTTTCCACGGGCCACCTCTTGACGGTAAAGGCTATTTTGACAACATTACAGATGGGTTCAACTGATTACAAGAACAAACAACCTTCTTCCACAACGAGCAATCTTCCTTCGAAAAGtgccaccaccacttgaacagaAGCGACACATTTCTGATTAAAGCATCCCCCACCCCTAAACTGCCCAACTTTTTCAGAGCTTGCACCAATTCCCATTTCACAAGAGGTATACCATTATTTCCATCTTCTTTACTCCATAAAAACCTTCTTTGCAACCCTATAATCCTTTCTGCAACCGCCTTTCGCATTTTATACAAGCTTAAGTAGTATACTAGCAAGCTATTAAGAACAGGTTTTATGAGAACCAACTTACCAGCTTTGTTGAGAGACTTCGCTTTTCATAGGCTCAGCTTATCTTCCACCTTGTCAATGATTGGTTTTCAGGTTTTCACCAACCGAGGATTTTCACCTAGAGGAATTCCCAAGTATCTGATAGGTAGAGTAGCTTCAGTACATGCCAACAAACCACACATATTCGTCACCCATTCCTTCTCACAGTTAACCAAAATCAAGCttgacttatcaaagttaatgctcAGACCAGACATCAGTTCAAAACAACGCAGAAGTCTCTTATAGTTCACTAGTGTCTCCGTTTCCTGTGGGCAAAATAATATGGTGTCATCTGCAAATTGGAGATGCGACAACTCTATGTTGTCACTCCCTACCAACAATGGAGAAATGCGACCATTCCTGACTGCCTCACCCACCATCTTGTGCAAGACGTCAACTACAAGAACGAACAGAAAAGGAGAAAGAGgatctccttgtctaagacctctCTCCATCTTAAACGGCTTGGATGATGACCCATTAATCAACACTGACATAGATGCTGTAGTCACACATTCCTTCACCCATGTCCTCCATCTAAGACCAAAATCCATCTTCTGTAGCACAATATCCACAAAGCTCCATCTCACCCTGTCGTACGCTTAACGCTACCCATGTTACATTAGCGTCCGTTGGTAGCTTTGCACTTTGGAAGAATTCCAACACAACTGTAATAAATTATTGACCAATCTCATCCCAACATTTCTTTATGAAGTTTATATTGTTTCCATCACTACCCGGTGCTTTGCTGGACTCACAATCCCAAACTGCCTCTTGTATCTCCTCCGGTGATGGCATCACCTCTAACAATGCTGCATCTTCGTCATCAATCTGTTCTACCAACCCATCTCGGATCCCAATCATAGGGGCAAATTCCTGTCGATACAGATCTTTATAAAATTCTGTAATAGCAAGCTTTATTCTGGCCTGGTTCGTCACTAATCTGCCATTAATTACTAGAGAATCGATTATGTTGTTCCTCCTTCTAGCCGACGCCAGGATATGGAAGTATCTAATGTTCTTGTCCATATCTCTAGCATGTTGAGAGTgagacatctgcttccaatggaTCTCCTTTCTGGCATACCACTTCGCACAACAAGTCACAAGAGCCTTCCGTCTGGCCTCCACTGTTCCATCATAGCTACCAGCACTAACCATATCATCAATCTTCTTAATCTCCTCCTCAAACTTCTTTATCCTGTCATCCATGCCGCCAAAATTGTCTTTATGCCATCTCCTCAGCGGTATCATCAAGGCCTGCAGCTTATTAGTGAACTGAGTCTCACCCAAATTCCGCCACTCATCCTTCACCATCCTCAAAAACCCTTCATGTGTAAACCAGGAATCCAAGCTTTGAAAAGGTCTTGGACCCGCACTCAGTCTTGTATCTTCTAGAATCAACGGGCAGTGATCTGATAGACCTCTTGGTCCCC
Coding sequences:
- the LOC112736733 gene encoding probable aquaporin NIP7-1, whose protein sequence is MVMAEVIGTFILMFCVSGIIASTKFQSGEVGLLEYAATAGLTVVVIIFSIGPISCAHVNPAVTIAFATIGHVPWYKVPIYIIAQIAGSIFATFIGSLVYGIKSEVMITRPIQGCNSAFWVELIATFIIMFLVAALTSEYESVGQLSGFVAGIAIGLAVLITGPVSGGSMNPARSLGPAIVSWKFKDIWIYMIAPSGGAIAGAQTLRFLRLNKDQPCNTDVGHPIPYCSS